From one Colletotrichum destructivum chromosome 3, complete sequence genomic stretch:
- a CDS encoding Putative JmjC domain, rmlC-like jelly roll protein, which translates to MCSHTPAAPGDPLAELITSYNELNGAVIEELTEEPSPLEFMRYVARNTPFVVRGAASSWQSNQTWDKEYMVRLFKGQAVNVAVTPFGNADAPTDHDGKVVFAKPHEEDQDFEEFINYVINQEKSKDATSEVRYAQTQNDNLRNEYFPLSHQVPPSVPFARIALDRDPEAVNLWIGTSRSVTALHKDNYENIYVQIRGCKHFVLLPPCCQPCVNERTLMPATYARQDHGGLALELDEASNENKDRPEDGALHGVPFATWDPDHPDTNATPYSHLAEPVRVTLEPGDMLYLPAMWYHKVSQSCPEDGEGFVLAVNYWYDMEFSGPLYPLSSLVRNIGLQTTSTVLTKTGR; encoded by the exons ATGTGCTCACACACACCCGCAGCCCCAGGCGATCCCCTGGCAGAGCTTATCACCAGCTACAACGAGCTTAACGGAGCCGTCATTGAGGAGCTGACCGAGGAGCCAAGTCCCCTCGAGTTCATGCGCTACGTCGCCCGCAACACACCCTTCGTCGTCCGCGGTGCGGCATCCTCATGGCAGTCGAATCAGACATGGGATAAGGAGTATATGGTGCGCTTGTTCAAGGGCCAGGCCGTCAACGTCGCGGTGACGCCGTTTGG CAACGCCGATGCCCCGACTGATCATGACGGGAAAGTCGTCTTCGCAAAGCCTCACGAAGAAGACCAAGATTTTGAAGAGTTCATCAACTACGTGATCAACCAAGAAAAGAGCAAAGATGCAACCTCGGAAGTCCGATATGCCCAGACCC AGAACGACAACCTCCGCAATGAATACTTTCCCCTCTCGCACCAAGTTCCCCCGTCGGTTCCcttcgcccgcatcgccctcgaccgcgaCCCGGAGGCCGTGAACCTCTGGATTGGCACCTCTCGCTCTGTCACCGCCCTGCACAAGGACAACTACGAAAACATCTACGTCCAGATCCGCGGCTGCAAGCACTTCGTCCTCCTGCCGCCTTGCTGTCAACCCTGCGTCAACGAGAGGACCCTCATGCCTGCGACGTATGCCCGCCAGGACCATGGCGGGCTGGCGTTGGAACTCGATGAGGCAAGCAACGAGAACAAGGACAGACCCGAAGACGGGGCGCTGCACGGCGTCCCCTTTGCGACGTGGGACCCAGACCACCCAGATACCAACGCGACGCCCTACTCACACCTCGCCGAGCCGGTCAGAGTCACTCTTGAGCCGGGTGACATGCTCTACCTTCCGGCCATGTGGTACCACAAAGTTTCGCAGTCCTGCCCAGAAGACGGAGAGGGCTTTGTTCTGGCCGTCAACTACTG GTACGACATGGAATTCAGCGGCCCTCTGTACCCTCTGAGCTCTTTGGTCCGGAACATCGGCCTCCAAACAACATCGACGGTCCTTACAAAGACGGGCAGATAG
- a CDS encoding Putative sterol regulatory element-binding protein cleavage-activating protein, with product MIWYLLYPLRGTTEAPALNPNHPLRRAFARYGRYAARHVVSTLIISVAVAAILIYPFPYLYTSDLSNGASNLPHHVWTAAQPLKENSTESDVIMRSIWVHGSYMKALDRDILLGALELQDELLGSTKDFSPRRPVTSLRAYDPHVDLAPGDRDAFHVVNGLTNQSWFFHSPLQYWACSTERISADADIVSTVNARKTQPTSVNVTLRHSIVFSGKRFEDRKLLAADALVITLIHLRDSPVGRQWERKAEALATRMKDQWTAYPADGKSMSSQLYEFQFMPISVQDTVILALAYGLAGLYFLYSLSKLRAVKSKFGLIVTVFAQVVVSIMSSFTVCAIFRVDLSGIPQAAYPVVVLSMSLENIFRLINAVIMTPSESSTSSRISRAFGETAHVALASSTQNVLILWGLSKIVSPGVSAFCTFVAVAILFDFFYLSTFFLAVLSVDVRRTELGDALAKASLKNNRYGQEQPLKRSWLEAMLQGKIALSTRIAGTVIMITFVLIAQWHFFENDTFIRLLRGLFKVSRDTVSFSQPKNSLLVDIHQARSPTSWLRLQDHESAREVINVIKPRSHSYIARVYDPLVFVLNGADRTPVAPERPLLPALYDFIDHHLKHFLVTVLFILSAVRLLMNYLLWGDDTESRRNDDMSDQPLLAIESLPEAHSLDVVLMSSSYDGHIISVGLDRAIRVWDVRSGVRDYSLADIEPPPENPFPVLAVATDKKSSWLALLSSNKVFLWNLVEHRWGHPVPVELNGQKPEGFFFGTPTFDFASPLVIVRRNGSMTQIVPGMKEPMEFTICKSPLISVRPLVQKIAPQGSSQLSILTASRKGCIHVATQQGNDTWESQSLDLHFNEDRDAHQVVPLSALGSFLVARSQTVDLVDARSKNLLHTFETEPIQPRSLRCFHSSRRKPQCGSIGLGSFGIAYNHAESGDCIMHTFTPKEEGNVICFRNTSLPPSRSCSVWSETIESKRQISNPGTWEALPNGFLVGVRRDAYDGGSSSGESSPTTSSGLRRRMYQRLEKRSSKSPDSWEVWIASQLGREEIYETRPLHADYEIGSHLIISELGPMVKVGTASAAIGFGNVIKLITVGHQHFEDLAENENGEALHIGSRRRKPAAVTHARMDIQSWI from the exons ATGATTTGGTATCTGTTGTATCCTTTGCGAGG AACGACGGAAGCTCCTGCCTTGAACCCGAACCACCCTCTCCGCCGAGCCTTCGCGCGGTACGGTCGATACGCCGCGAGACACGTTGTATCGACCCTAATTatctccgtcgccgtcgccgccatcctcatATACCCCTTTCCGTACCTGTACACCTCGGATTTGAGCAATGGCGCCTCCAACCTCCCCCACCATGTATGGACTGCTGCGCAGCCACTCAAGGAAAACAGCACGGAGTCCGACGTCATTATGCGGTCCATATGGGTCCACGGCAGCTACATGAAGGCTTTGGATCGCGACATCCTGCTCGGTGCTCTTGAACTGCAGGACGAACTGCTCGGGTCCACCAAAGATTTCAGCCCGCGGCGGCCCGTCACGTCCCTTCGGGCCTACGACCCCCACGTAGATCTCGCCCCTGGAGACCGGGATGCTTTTCACGTCGTCAATGGCCTTACCAATCAGTCGTGGTTCTTCCACTCGCCCCTCCAGTACTGGGCCTGCTCCACGGAGCGCATTTCCGCCGACGCGGACATCGTTTCCACGGTCAACGCGAGGAAAACCCAGCCGACGTCGGTCAATGTTACTCTCAGACATTCCATCGTCTTCAGTGGCAAGCGCTTCGAGGACAGAAAACTCTTGGCAGCCGATGCCCTCGTCATCACGCTGATTCATCTGCGTGATTCGCCCGTCGGTCGTCAGTGGGAGAGAAAGGCCGAAGCACTCGCGACTCGGATGAAGGACCAATGGACCGCCTACCCGGCAGACGGAAAGAGCATGTCCAGCCAGTTGTACGAGTTTCAGTTCATGCCCATATCCGTGCAAGATACGGTAATTCTGGCGCTCGCGTACGGCCTCGCGGGCCTCTATTTCCTTTATAGCCTCTCTAAGCTGAGGGCTGTCAAATCCAAGTTTGGCTTGATAGTCACTGTCTTCGCACAGGTCGTCGTCTCAATCATGTCTAGCTTTACGGTCTGCGCCATCTTTCGCGTCGACTTGTCTGGCATTCCTCAGGCGGCGTATCCCGTCGTGGTTCTCTCGATGAGCCTCGAAAACATATTCAGActcatcaacgccgtcatTATGACTCCTTCGGAGAGCAGCACGAGCAGTCGGATCAGTCGCGCGTTCGGGGAAACAGCACATGTTGCGTTGGCCAGCTCTACGCAGAACGTCCTCATCTTGTGGGGCCTGTCCAAGATTGTCTCGCCTGGCGTATCCGCATTCTGTACCTTTGTGGCCGTTGCCATTCTCTTCGACTTCTTCTACTTGTCGACATTTTTCCTGGCAGTCCTCAGCGTCGACGTACGGCGGACAGAGCTCGGTGACGCGCTTGCCAAGGCCTCGTTGAAGAACAACAGATATGGCCAGGAGCAGCCGCTGAAGAGGAGCTGGCTTGAGGCGATGTTGCAAGGCAAGATTGCTCTGTCAACACGCATCGCCGGTACGGTCATTATGATCACTTTTGTTCTCATTGCACAGTGGCACTTTTTCGAGAATGACACATTCATCCGACTCTTGCGGGGGCTTTTCAAGGTTTCCAGAGACACTGTCAGCTTCAGTCAGCCAAAGAATTCGCTGCTAGTCGATATCCACCAAGCGCGAAGTCCGACATCCTGGCTTCGCCTTCAAGATCACGAAAGCGCGCGTGAGGTTATCAACGTCATTAAGCCGCGGTCCCATAGTTACATCGCTCGGGTATACGACCCTCTGGTATTCGTCCTTAACGGCGCGGACCGCACGCCCGTTGCGCCAGAGCGTCCCCTACTGCCGGCTCTGTACGACTTTATCGACCATCACCTGAAACACTTCCTCGTCACCGTGCTGTTTATTCTCTCtgccgtccgtctcctcaTGAACTACCTGCTTTGGGGAGACGATACTGAGTCGAGACGCAACGACGACATGAGCGACCAACCACTCTTGGCGATTGAATCTCTCCCTGAAGCACACTCATTGGATGTCGTACTGATGTCGTCCTCGTACGACGGGCACATCATCTCGGTTGGGCTGGACCGCGCAATCCGGGTGTGGGATGTCCGATCGGGGGTAAGGGACTACTCGCTTGCTGACATCGAGCCGCCGCCTGAAAACCCGTTCCCGGTTCTGGCAGTCGCCACGGACAAGAAATCCAGCTGGTTGGCTTTGTTGTCATCCAACAAGGTCTTCCTCTGGAACCTTGTCGAGCATCGTTGGGGTCATCCGGTTCCGGTTGAACTGAATGGCCAGAAGCCTGAGGGCTTTTTTTTCGGTACTCCAACTTTTGACTTCGCCAGTCCGCTTGTCATTGTCCGCCGAAACGGCTCCATGACCCAGATCGTCCCCGGCATGAAGGAGCCGATGGAGTTTACAATTTGCAAGAGTCCCTTGATCTCGGTCCGGCCGCTCGTGCAAAAGATTGCGCCACAAGGCTCTTCGCAGCTGTCGATACTGACAGCGTCAAGAAAGGGGTGCATCCATGTAGCAACCCAGCAAGGGAATGATACGTGGGAATCACAGAGCCTCGACCTTCATTTTAACGAAGATCGAGATGCCCATCAGGTTGTACCGCTCTCGGCCCTCGGGTCGTTTTTGGTCGCCAGGTCCCAGACAGTGGATCTCGTTGATGCGAGGTCCAAAAATCTCCTTCACACGTTCGAAACGGAGCCTATCCAACCACGGTCGTTGAGGTGCTTTCACTCCTCGCGACGGAAACCGCAATGCGGATCGATCGGGCTCGGTTCGTTTGGCATCGCGTACAATCACGCCGAGTCGGGCGACTGCATCATGCACACCTTCACACCCAAGGAGGAAGGCAACGTCATCTGTTTCCGCAACACGAGCCTTCCGCCTAGTCGTAGCTGCAGCGTATGGTCTGAGACGATCGAGTCGAAGCGTCAAATCAGCAATCCAGGCACGTGGGAGGCACTGCCCAACGGCTTCCTTGTGGGTGTGCGGAGGGACGCTTATGACGGCGGATCGAGCAGCGGCGAGTCATCCCCGACAACTAGCAGCGGTCTCCGGCGCAGGATGTACCAGCGGCTGGAGAAGCGATCGAGCAAATCGCCGGACAGTTGGGAGGTCTGGATCGCTTCACAACTGGGACGGGAGGAGATTTACGAAACAAGGCCGCTTCATGCCGACTATGAGATCGGC